The following nucleotide sequence is from Streptomyces bathyalis.
CAAGATTGACAGTCAGGGGGCAGGAGGCTAGCTTCCCCTGGAGAGCCAGACCGGGAGGAGCAAGATCGTGGGACGGACACGCACATACGACTGGGGGGACCCGGCACTCACCGCAGCTGCCGCCGGGCGCACCTCCGGGCTGGACTTCCTACGTGAGCTGCAGGCCGGCGTCCTGCCCACGGCCCCGGTGGGCGCCACACTGGGCTTCACACTGCAGGAGGTGGAGAAGGGGCGCGTGGTGTTCTCACTGACACCAGGAGAAGAGCACTACAACCCCATCGGCAGCATGCACGGCGGGGTCTATGCCACGCTGCTCGACTCGGCAGCAGGCTGCGCCGTCCAGTCGACGCTGCCACAGGGCACGGCGTACACATCACTGGACCTGACAGTGAAGTTCCTTCGGCGGGTCACCCTGGACACGGGCACGGTCCGCGCCATCGGCACTGTCATCAACAGCGGAGGCCAGACCGCCCTTGCCCAGGCCCAGTTGGT
It contains:
- a CDS encoding PaaI family thioesterase: MGRTRTYDWGDPALTAAAAGRTSGLDFLRELQAGVLPTAPVGATLGFTLQEVEKGRVVFSLTPGEEHYNPIGSMHGGVYATLLDSAAGCAVQSTLPQGTAYTSLDLTVKFLRRVTLDTGTVRAIGTVINSGGQTALAQAQLVDAADRLLAHATSTCMLFPLPTDDEPGSRRRQPAPLS